From Ignavibacteriota bacterium, the proteins below share one genomic window:
- a CDS encoding efflux RND transporter periplasmic adaptor subunit has protein sequence MKPRTRYVLIGGVLLLVALLFSPRLKLFSSADRSSGGAGQKDVRLPVTAMVVRPGPLTNAIRATGTILATEEVELRSEIAGKIDRIIFREGSRVKKGDLLVKINGDELHAQMQKLESQVKLAEEKERRRRLLFDKQNISPEDYEIALNELNSIKSELAYNRARFEKTDLRAPFNGVIGLRYVSEGSYVSSTTRIASLQDLERVKIDFAVPERYAQVVQVGQSVRFTRAGSDEVYSGQIFAIEPKIDPQSRTLQVRAMAANPGGRLLPGGFAEVTLELQRFEDALLVPSQALIPELGGQKVFLVKEGMAVAVPVAIGVRTDTRVQILKGVQAGDTVITTGILQLAPGLPVQLTSVE, from the coding sequence ATGAAACCCAGAACCCGCTACGTACTTATCGGAGGAGTTCTCCTCCTCGTTGCACTTCTGTTCAGCCCCAGGCTCAAGCTGTTCTCCTCGGCCGATCGGTCCAGTGGTGGTGCGGGCCAGAAGGACGTACGCCTGCCCGTGACCGCCATGGTGGTCCGGCCCGGGCCGCTCACGAATGCCATCCGTGCGACAGGCACGATCCTGGCGACGGAAGAAGTGGAACTCCGGAGCGAGATCGCCGGGAAGATCGACCGCATCATCTTTCGCGAGGGGAGCCGGGTGAAGAAGGGCGATCTGCTCGTGAAGATCAACGGCGACGAGCTGCACGCGCAGATGCAGAAGCTGGAATCCCAGGTGAAGCTGGCGGAAGAGAAGGAACGCCGGCGCCGCCTCCTCTTCGACAAGCAGAATATCAGTCCCGAGGATTATGAGATCGCGCTGAACGAACTCAACTCCATCAAATCGGAACTGGCGTACAACCGTGCCCGGTTCGAGAAGACCGATCTCCGGGCACCGTTCAACGGTGTCATCGGCCTGCGCTATGTGAGCGAAGGGAGTTATGTATCCTCCACGACGCGCATCGCCAGTCTGCAGGATCTGGAACGGGTCAAGATCGATTTCGCTGTCCCCGAACGCTATGCCCAGGTGGTGCAGGTCGGGCAGTCTGTCCGGTTCACGCGTGCCGGGTCGGACGAGGTCTACTCCGGCCAGATCTTCGCTATCGAGCCGAAGATCGACCCGCAGTCGCGCACCCTGCAGGTCCGGGCCATGGCCGCGAACCCCGGGGGCCGGCTCCTGCCCGGCGGCTTTGCGGAGGTGACGCTGGAACTCCAGCGCTTCGAAGACGCTCTCCTTGTCCCCAGCCAGGCGCTCATCCCCGAACTCGGCGGCCAGAAGGTCTTTCTTGTGAAGGAGGGAATGGCCGTTGCGGTACCGGTCGCCATCGGGGTCCGCACCGATACCCGGGTACAGATCCTCAAGGGAGTGCAGGCCGGTGATACCGTCATTACGACGGGCATCCTGCAGCTTGCCCCCGGACTCCCCGTACAACTCACGTCCGTGGAGTAA
- a CDS encoding dipeptidase, translated as MTGPSLPGRAVLALLTLTVAALVLASCSSVERTARDVRMDRARRLADSLLVLDAHLDIPYRLTARMADISIRNTSTDFDHVRAMEGGLDVAVCAVYTPQRIEGTGSPKEYALRQIAFTEGLPKLWPDKFRMVPTTAQIRSAAGKGQVLFALGMENGIPLEGDTANVRFFFGRGVRYITLVHTRANTLADASFDTTHRWNGLSPFGGDVIDAMNRVGMMVDVSHMSDSAFYQAVRRSRAPVIASHSSCRAFTPGFERNMSDDMIRTIAAAGGVVQINFGSTFLVDSLRTLMARAGPEISAYMREHDLHSLDEAAVAYVRRYRKEHGIPYASAKDIAGHIDHVVKIAGIDHVGFGSDFEGLGDDLPVDVKDVSGYPAILSELLALGYDEHAIARVCGGNFLRVWDAVTRVASGPSH; from the coding sequence ATGACCGGACCGTCACTCCCCGGCAGGGCGGTACTCGCCCTTCTGACCCTGACGGTCGCAGCGCTCGTACTCGCTTCCTGCTCGTCGGTGGAACGGACCGCACGCGATGTCCGCATGGACCGTGCGCGGAGGCTCGCCGACAGCCTCCTCGTGCTGGATGCGCATCTCGATATTCCATACCGTCTCACCGCCCGCATGGCCGATATCAGCATCCGGAACACCTCGACCGATTTCGATCATGTGCGGGCGATGGAGGGGGGGCTGGATGTCGCGGTGTGCGCCGTGTACACGCCGCAGCGCATCGAAGGCACCGGGAGCCCGAAGGAATACGCACTCCGCCAGATCGCGTTCACGGAAGGGTTACCGAAGCTGTGGCCGGACAAATTCCGGATGGTGCCCACGACCGCACAGATCCGTTCTGCTGCGGGAAAGGGGCAGGTCCTGTTCGCGCTGGGGATGGAGAATGGGATCCCGTTGGAAGGGGATACCGCGAACGTGCGTTTCTTCTTCGGCCGCGGGGTCCGGTACATCACGCTGGTCCACACCCGCGCGAACACACTTGCCGATGCCTCGTTCGATACGACGCATCGATGGAACGGCCTTAGCCCATTCGGGGGCGACGTCATCGACGCCATGAACCGCGTGGGGATGATGGTCGATGTGTCGCACATGTCGGACAGCGCCTTTTACCAGGCCGTGCGCCGCTCCCGGGCGCCGGTGATCGCGTCGCATTCATCCTGCCGGGCATTCACCCCGGGGTTCGAAAGGAACATGAGCGACGACATGATCCGGACGATCGCAGCCGCGGGAGGCGTCGTGCAGATCAACTTCGGGTCCACGTTCCTTGTGGATTCGCTCCGGACACTGATGGCGCGGGCGGGGCCGGAGATCAGCGCATACATGCGCGAACACGACCTGCATTCCCTCGATGAAGCCGCGGTGGCCTATGTACGCCGGTACCGGAAGGAACACGGGATACCGTATGCCTCTGCGAAAGACATCGCGGGGCACATCGACCATGTCGTGAAGATCGCCGGCATCGATCACGTCGGCTTCGGGTCCGACTTCGAAGGACTGGGAGATGACCTTCCGGTGGATGTGAAGGATGTCTCGGGGTATCCTGCCATTCTCTCAGAACTGCTCGCCCTCGGCTATGATGAGCACGCGATCGCCAGGGTGTGTGGCGGGAACTTCCTCCGGGTATGGGACGCGGTGACGCGCGTTGCTTCGGGGCCATCCCACTGA
- a CDS encoding Gfo/Idh/MocA family oxidoreductase: MSDHHPVRFGILGFGSFAERAILPAMQQCPVAVPVALQKRSRADADAKAREHGIPHACSTAEELCALPDVDAVFIVSANGAHCAETIAAARAGKHVLVEKPMACSVQEAEAMIAACAEHKVHLMVAHMIRFSPMVQRMREIVMSGALGHIVFARADFVYDGRLSKRAWLLDRPVAGGGPVFDVGVHCLDTLRYVLDDEVVTVQAVLDPKPTASATEKSGHLSMKFSGGTIGSIFCSYDAPVRRKDIEIMGTEGRLRADEFTVGSISATLRIDGGKDSHPVPSREEVFDIPNLYVQEITNLVDAVRSGATLLSPGENGLANQRILNRALEIG; the protein is encoded by the coding sequence ATGAGTGATCACCATCCCGTCCGCTTTGGCATCCTGGGGTTCGGTTCCTTTGCCGAACGAGCCATCCTCCCCGCGATGCAGCAGTGCCCCGTGGCCGTCCCGGTGGCGCTGCAGAAGCGTTCCCGGGCCGATGCCGACGCGAAAGCGCGGGAACATGGTATCCCGCATGCATGCTCGACCGCGGAAGAGCTGTGCGCCCTGCCCGATGTCGATGCCGTGTTCATCGTTTCGGCCAACGGCGCACACTGTGCGGAAACGATCGCTGCCGCGAGGGCGGGCAAACATGTGCTTGTGGAAAAGCCGATGGCGTGCTCGGTGCAGGAGGCCGAGGCCATGATCGCTGCCTGCGCGGAGCATAAGGTGCACCTGATGGTCGCCCATATGATCCGCTTCTCCCCGATGGTCCAGCGCATGCGTGAGATCGTCATGTCCGGTGCGCTCGGACACATCGTCTTTGCGCGCGCGGATTTTGTCTATGACGGACGGCTGTCGAAGCGCGCATGGTTGCTGGACCGGCCGGTGGCCGGCGGCGGGCCGGTGTTCGACGTCGGTGTCCATTGTCTCGATACACTCCGCTATGTCCTCGACGATGAGGTCGTGACCGTCCAGGCCGTGCTCGATCCGAAGCCCACGGCCTCCGCCACCGAGAAGAGCGGACATCTGTCGATGAAGTTCTCCGGTGGCACGATCGGATCGATCTTCTGCTCCTATGATGCGCCGGTGCGCCGGAAGGACATCGAGATCATGGGAACCGAAGGGAGATTGCGTGCGGATGAGTTCACGGTCGGCTCCATCAGCGCAACGCTCAGGATCGATGGGGGGAAGGACTCGCATCCGGTTCCCTCCCGTGAAGAGGTCTTCGATATCCCGAATCTGTATGTCCAGGAGATCACGAACCTCGTGGACGCTGTCCGGTCAGGGGCCACGCTTCTCTCGCCGGGCGAGAATGGGCTCGCGAACCAACGTATCCTGAACCGCGCGCTGGAGATCGGATGA
- a CDS encoding ferritin, which translates to MLSKTIQDAINEQIKNEIQSAYLYLAMAQHCESKNLSGCAKWLTMQWTEELEHSQKLIGYMNDREGRVVLGAIEKPQTEWASPLAVFKDVLAHEQKVTALINSLYAIAIKENDYATQIELQWFIKEQIEEEKNATMVIDQLTMLGETGTPLFMLDRQLGMRAK; encoded by the coding sequence ATGCTCAGCAAGACAATTCAGGACGCCATCAACGAACAGATCAAGAACGAGATCCAGTCCGCATACCTGTATCTCGCAATGGCGCAGCATTGCGAATCCAAGAATCTGTCCGGATGTGCCAAGTGGCTCACCATGCAATGGACGGAAGAACTTGAACATTCGCAGAAGCTGATCGGCTATATGAACGACCGGGAAGGCCGTGTGGTCCTCGGAGCGATCGAGAAGCCGCAGACGGAGTGGGCGTCGCCGCTTGCCGTGTTCAAGGATGTGCTCGCCCATGAGCAGAAAGTGACCGCGCTCATCAATAGCCTGTACGCGATTGCCATCAAAGAGAACGACTATGCGACCCAGATCGAGCTTCAGTGGTTCATCAAGGAGCAGATCGAAGAAGAGAAGAATGCCACGATGGTGATCGATCAGCTGACCATGCTGGGCGAGACGGGCACGCCGTTGTTCATGCTCGACCGGCAGTTGGGCATGCGTGCAAAGTGA
- a CDS encoding PAS domain S-box protein: protein MSERKSSIDNTPAAMGSMSGETTLRFLLSVFHSSPNAVSISDLEGNLRLVNSRALQLFGHADDSDVIGRSIFAWISPEDHTVAREALQQLTTEGEGHTTAPAASPP, encoded by the coding sequence ATGTCAGAGAGAAAATCCTCGATCGACAACACCCCGGCCGCAATGGGGAGCATGTCCGGTGAGACCACTCTCCGGTTCCTCCTCTCGGTCTTCCACTCCTCCCCCAATGCCGTTTCGATCTCAGACCTCGAGGGCAATCTCCGGCTCGTGAACAGTCGTGCACTGCAATTATTCGGGCATGCGGACGACAGTGACGTCATCGGCCGGAGTATCTTCGCGTGGATATCCCCTGAAGATCATACCGTGGCCCGCGAAGCCCTTCAGCAACTCACGACCGAGGGGGAGGGTCACACAACAGCGCCTGCAGCTTCGCCGCCGTGA
- a CDS encoding response regulator, with amino-acid sequence MGGSFFHSFIRELSGILGMRYAFVGRALEGSPARIRTQALCIDGEVRDSLTFDLSGTPCEVEGEDGLAFFPQGVRERFPAAGFLRDWTAEAYLGVTLRSTGGHFKGILAVIHDQPVHDTTLARSIIGIFAARAAAEIGRLEADEGLWENELRLRSIIDHAPFGAHMYELSGDGRLIFAGHNQSADRILGVDHHHLVGMTIEEAWPPLAATQIPEAYRRVARGDGAYGENGIQYEADGVNGTFEINAFQTGPNRMAVFFRDVTERKAAEAALRAAKEKAESADRAKTALLGNLSHEFRTPITGILGMADLLRARAVDRDAGEAINAIVDSAHRLHQSLDAILKLGQLASGMVTPAMRDIDVRTNVERVVDSFRHAAATKGLELRAEHQDRAATAHCDSQMLDDILRYLLDNAFKYTKTGSIVVRTSMMRLQGSDWCSLEVQDTGIGVAPEHYETIFEEFKQVSEGYGREYEGSGLGLTLARRMTVLLGGSLSVTSHQGTGSTFTLRLPSAQAPVAAGTVSPDRATKVGPAPVHPGLPRVLIVEDNFINKTVIAEFLKHMCSTDHARDGKTAIQMVRDQSYDAVLMDINLGPGLNGIETTKIIRGIQGYKDTPIVAVTGYTLPGDRERLLAEGLNGYIPKPFGREDIQNSLREFLRR; translated from the coding sequence GTGGGAGGTTCGTTCTTCCACTCGTTCATCCGGGAGCTTTCGGGCATTCTCGGGATGCGGTACGCATTCGTCGGCCGGGCGCTTGAAGGGAGCCCGGCCAGGATCCGCACGCAGGCACTCTGTATCGACGGGGAGGTCCGCGATTCCTTGACATTCGACCTGTCCGGGACTCCATGCGAGGTCGAGGGTGAGGACGGGCTGGCCTTCTTTCCTCAGGGGGTCAGAGAACGCTTTCCTGCCGCAGGCTTTCTCAGAGATTGGACCGCCGAGGCATATCTGGGAGTGACGTTGCGATCGACCGGCGGGCACTTCAAGGGCATCCTCGCCGTCATCCATGACCAGCCTGTCCATGATACGACCCTTGCCCGCTCCATCATCGGGATCTTTGCTGCGCGTGCTGCCGCGGAGATCGGGCGGCTGGAAGCCGATGAAGGACTGTGGGAGAACGAACTTCGCCTGCGGAGCATTATCGACCATGCACCGTTTGGCGCGCACATGTATGAGTTGAGCGGGGATGGCAGGCTCATCTTTGCCGGGCACAATCAGTCAGCAGACCGGATCCTGGGGGTCGATCATCATCATCTCGTCGGAATGACGATCGAGGAAGCCTGGCCTCCGCTTGCAGCCACGCAGATCCCGGAAGCATACAGGCGGGTTGCCAGGGGTGACGGGGCGTACGGTGAGAACGGCATCCAGTATGAAGCGGACGGTGTGAATGGAACATTCGAGATCAACGCGTTCCAGACGGGACCCAATCGCATGGCCGTCTTCTTTCGCGATGTGACGGAACGGAAGGCAGCCGAAGCCGCGCTCCGCGCCGCCAAAGAGAAGGCAGAATCCGCAGACCGCGCGAAGACCGCACTGCTGGGTAACCTCAGCCATGAATTCCGTACTCCCATCACGGGAATTCTCGGGATGGCCGACCTCCTGCGCGCGCGCGCCGTTGATCGCGACGCAGGCGAGGCCATCAATGCGATCGTTGATTCCGCCCACCGCCTGCATCAATCACTCGATGCGATATTGAAACTGGGCCAACTGGCATCGGGCATGGTGACGCCGGCGATGCGGGATATCGATGTCCGGACCAACGTCGAACGAGTTGTGGACTCTTTCCGTCATGCCGCTGCGACCAAAGGATTGGAACTACGAGCGGAGCACCAGGACAGGGCTGCCACCGCACATTGTGACAGCCAGATGTTGGACGACATCCTCCGGTATCTTCTCGACAACGCGTTCAAATACACCAAAACAGGGAGCATCGTGGTGCGGACCTCGATGATGAGGCTTCAGGGCAGCGACTGGTGTTCTCTCGAGGTTCAGGATACCGGCATTGGCGTCGCCCCGGAACACTACGAAACGATCTTTGAGGAATTCAAGCAGGTGAGCGAAGGCTACGGCCGCGAGTACGAAGGCAGCGGCCTGGGATTGACATTGGCGCGGCGCATGACGGTGTTGCTGGGTGGATCGCTGAGCGTCACGAGCCATCAGGGGACAGGATCGACCTTCACTCTCCGGTTGCCTTCGGCCCAGGCACCGGTCGCAGCGGGAACCGTGAGCCCGGACCGTGCCACGAAGGTGGGACCCGCTCCTGTCCACCCCGGGCTCCCCCGGGTCCTCATCGTTGAAGACAACTTCATCAACAAGACCGTGATCGCCGAATTCCTGAAACACATGTGCAGCACCGATCATGCGCGCGACGGGAAGACCGCCATTCAGATGGTCCGCGACCAGAGCTATGATGCGGTTCTCATGGATATCAATCTCGGCCCGGGATTGAACGGGATTGAAACCACAAAGATCATCCGCGGGATCCAGGGCTATAAGGACACCCCCATCGTGGCTGTCACCGGATATACGTTGCCTGGAGACCGGGAGCGCCTGCTCGCGGAAGGGCTCAACGGCTACATCCCAAAGCCATTCGGGAGGGAAGATATTCAGAACTCTCTTCGCGAATTCCTTCGTCGGTGA
- a CDS encoding T9SS type A sorting domain-containing protein has translation MNRRLTALVLLCLSLSGAHAGNDGCSTKGQWLARTSAEASTGDPGIDVTYYRLGLRLSPGTSTLQGEVRVTAKVVAASITGVTLDLSGEMAVDSVKMGRTTLMVTRYPESFLAVLPAPALEGAVVSLDVYYHGTPAPTGFGSFAFSAVAQGPWIWSLSQPYGARDWWPCKDHQLDKADSADIIVTCPAGLKVGSNGLLRSVTDNSDGTTTYFWAERYPIATYLISIAVGPFASFSNWYRYSATDSMEVLNYVLPSHLAIAQQELPKAVPMLEIFSRLYGQYPFLEEKYGHSEFGRGGAMEHQTMTSTTTFDEDVVAHELAHQWFGDLITCRTWQDLWLNEGFATYSESLYREARYGTAEYHRMIRRRMSSAFTAQGSLFVMDTTTVGNLFASNRVYAKGAWVLHMLRHVVGDSVFFRALRAYAADPRFRYGTASTADFQGICESVSGTSLAWFFSQWIYGEKYPRYTLRWEARPAADRFMIVGQVDQETRTTTPSFFVMPVDIRFSNGSRDTTVVIRADQKSKDFTVELPFMPTGALVDPDLWILREVADPEPLLPVALTLDQNFPNPFNGATSIRARFPQRTPASLEVYSVLGAHVVTLFDGIAEAGVQTWRWEGRDDRGNAVASGVYLYRLTAGASTQSRSMIYMR, from the coding sequence ATGAACCGCCGTCTCACAGCCCTGGTCCTCCTCTGCCTCAGCCTGTCCGGAGCACACGCCGGCAACGACGGGTGCTCCACCAAGGGGCAGTGGCTGGCGCGGACCTCCGCGGAGGCATCCACCGGAGATCCGGGCATCGACGTTACCTACTACCGATTAGGCCTCCGGCTCTCCCCGGGAACGTCGACCCTCCAGGGGGAGGTGCGGGTGACCGCAAAGGTCGTCGCAGCATCCATTACGGGAGTGACCCTGGACCTATCCGGGGAGATGGCCGTGGACTCCGTGAAGATGGGACGGACAACCCTGATGGTCACACGCTATCCAGAGAGTTTTCTGGCCGTACTCCCCGCCCCGGCGCTCGAGGGTGCGGTTGTCTCGCTGGATGTGTACTACCACGGGACGCCTGCGCCAACTGGATTCGGCAGCTTTGCATTTTCCGCGGTCGCTCAGGGGCCCTGGATCTGGTCGCTCAGTCAGCCGTACGGCGCACGGGATTGGTGGCCGTGCAAAGACCACCAGCTCGACAAGGCCGATTCGGCTGATATCATCGTTACCTGCCCTGCCGGCCTGAAGGTCGGGTCCAATGGCCTGCTCCGATCGGTCACGGACAACAGCGACGGCACCACGACGTACTTCTGGGCAGAGCGATACCCCATCGCCACGTACCTCATTTCGATCGCCGTCGGCCCGTTTGCCTCGTTCAGCAACTGGTACCGATACAGCGCCACCGATTCGATGGAGGTCCTGAATTACGTCCTCCCTTCGCATCTCGCCATCGCGCAACAAGAGCTCCCCAAGGCTGTCCCGATGCTCGAGATCTTCTCACGCCTGTACGGACAGTATCCCTTCCTGGAGGAGAAGTACGGCCACAGCGAGTTCGGCAGGGGCGGAGCGATGGAGCATCAGACCATGACCTCCACCACGACATTCGATGAGGACGTCGTGGCGCATGAACTCGCACATCAGTGGTTCGGCGATCTCATCACGTGCCGCACCTGGCAGGATCTCTGGCTCAATGAAGGATTCGCCACCTACAGCGAATCGCTCTACCGCGAGGCACGCTACGGCACGGCAGAGTACCACCGCATGATCCGGAGGCGCATGAGCAGCGCGTTCACCGCACAGGGCTCGCTGTTCGTCATGGACACCACAACGGTCGGCAACCTCTTCGCGTCCAACCGGGTGTATGCCAAGGGCGCCTGGGTGCTGCACATGCTCCGGCACGTCGTGGGGGATTCGGTCTTCTTCCGGGCGCTCCGGGCGTACGCGGCAGACCCGCGCTTTCGTTACGGTACAGCGTCCACCGCCGACTTCCAGGGCATATGCGAATCGGTCAGCGGGACCTCCCTGGCATGGTTCTTCAGCCAATGGATCTACGGGGAAAAGTATCCACGCTACACGCTCCGGTGGGAAGCACGTCCGGCCGCCGATCGCTTCATGATCGTCGGACAAGTGGATCAGGAGACCCGCACGACAACGCCATCGTTCTTTGTGATGCCGGTGGACATCAGATTCTCCAACGGATCCAGAGACACGACGGTGGTCATCCGGGCCGATCAGAAGTCGAAGGACTTCACCGTGGAACTCCCTTTCATGCCGACGGGTGCACTGGTCGATCCGGATCTCTGGATCCTCCGCGAAGTCGCCGACCCGGAGCCGTTGCTTCCTGTTGCATTGACGCTGGACCAGAACTTCCCGAACCCATTCAATGGCGCGACCTCGATCCGTGCACGCTTCCCGCAGCGCACCCCGGCGTCACTCGAGGTCTACTCTGTGCTCGGCGCACATGTCGTGACCCTCTTCGATGGCATTGCCGAGGCAGGAGTGCAGACCTGGCGATGGGAGGGGCGCGACGATCGCGGCAATGCGGTCGCAAGTGGCGTCTATCTTTACAGGCTCACTGCCGGAGCATCCACGCAGTCACGTTCCATGATCTACATGAGGTAA
- a CDS encoding SDR family oxidoreductase gives MYTIPRGTAVITGASSGIGAVFARRLAARGHDLLLHGRREPLLAALCQELSAKHGIHASYVLAELSQEAGVHTVEERIRAVPDLAVLVNNAGSGSLGNFTEEALDEHAALIHTHVLAAVRFMHAALAGMRTRNAGAIINVSSVAGFMIGPRNAAYCASKAFLTSFTESLHLELHGTGIHLQALCPGFTISDFHARLGYDTSGDFFKKFMTAEEVVDQSLRALERGKVVCVTGAKYRFGLLFIPRFVPRRVFYWLVRVTRDAKWLRHRRKKN, from the coding sequence ATGTACACCATCCCCCGCGGCACAGCGGTCATTACCGGGGCATCGTCCGGCATCGGAGCCGTCTTCGCCCGCAGGCTGGCGGCACGGGGCCACGATCTCCTCTTGCATGGCCGTCGGGAACCGCTTCTTGCGGCGTTGTGCCAGGAACTCTCCGCGAAGCATGGGATCCATGCATCGTACGTCCTCGCGGAACTTTCCCAGGAGGCCGGTGTGCACACCGTGGAAGAACGGATCAGGGCAGTCCCGGACCTTGCGGTCCTCGTCAATAATGCCGGATCCGGCTCGCTCGGAAACTTCACCGAAGAAGCCCTCGATGAGCATGCGGCACTCATTCACACCCACGTCCTTGCGGCGGTACGCTTCATGCATGCGGCGCTCGCCGGCATGCGCACACGGAACGCAGGGGCGATCATCAATGTGTCGTCGGTCGCAGGATTCATGATCGGCCCGCGCAATGCCGCCTATTGCGCCTCCAAAGCATTCCTGACGAGCTTCACGGAGTCGCTGCACCTGGAATTGCACGGGACCGGGATCCATCTGCAGGCGCTGTGCCCGGGATTCACCATCTCGGATTTCCACGCACGGCTCGGGTACGATACGTCGGGGGATTTCTTCAAGAAATTCATGACGGCGGAGGAGGTGGTCGACCAGTCGTTGCGGGCCCTCGAACGGGGGAAGGTGGTCTGTGTCACCGGCGCAAAATACCGGTTCGGGCTCCTTTTCATCCCACGGTTCGTTCCGCGGCGGGTGTTCTACTGGCTGGTGCGGGTGACGAGGGACGCAAAGTGGCTGCGGCACAGAAGGAAGAAGAATTAG